One Aegilops tauschii subsp. strangulata cultivar AL8/78 chromosome 7, Aet v6.0, whole genome shotgun sequence genomic window carries:
- the LOC141026874 gene encoding F-box/LRR-repeat protein At2g43260-like has protein sequence MAAMDPECTIYRDFAADVLANILTRLPPNTRRRLRLVCRHWRDVVGTRTPTNLRSRAKTLVAAWGSTYVYGDLSASRKPLWADHRTSRRYEGMSVVGTCNGLVCFYDDREIGDTIVVANPVTGEALSVPPLPLTRAVDRSRRHIRTWRWAYSFAYLPTSGRYKVVHVPSPIGQFVSDAVHVFTLGEASWRAVPAGRAARCDDLDYSVVSVDGVTYWSTPEGAEKVFSFELEHERVTPITSLPYVLSDSENGGGWQLAEVHGRLAIVFSHASPEMSTTQVWVMEGATGQVSWSLWYIVQMSTPSDRPGKPPNKKIKELTWPLFVHGEHILTWETEWPIHRGYSLCMHTPIHDTRKAKHGLLDISKRNRGMVVTNFKISIGGQTFAYVETEEPVRRCLVQEKKRKRKHNQLAPLV, from the coding sequence ATGGCGGCGATGGATCCAGAATGCACCATCTACAGAGACTTCGCCGCGGATGTGCTGGCGAACATCCTGACGCGCCTCCCGCCCAACACCCGCCGCCGGCTCCGCCTGGTCTGCCGGCACTGGCGCGACGTCGTCGGCACGCGCACGCCCACGAACCTGCGGAGCAGGGCCAAGACACTCGTCGCCGCCTGGGGCTCCACGTACGTCTACGGCGACCTATCGGCCTCCAGAAAACCACTGTGGGCGGACCACCGCACGTCACGCCGCTACGAGGGCATGAGCGTCGTCGGAACCTGCAACGGCCTCGTCTGCTTCTACGACGACCGGGAGATCGGCGACACCATCGTCGTGGCCAACCCTGTCACCGGCGAGGCGCTGAGCGTCCCGCCGCTGCCACTGACGCGTGCCGTCGACCGAAGCCGGCGCCACATTAGAACCTGGCGCTGGGCCTACAGCTTCGCGTACCTCCCGACCTCAGGGCGGTACAAGGTCGTGCACGTCCCGTCCCCCATCGGCCAGTTTGTGTCCGACGCGGTGCACGTGTTCACGCTCGGCGAGGCGTCGTGGCGGGCTGTGCCGGCCGGCCGCGCCGCGAGGTGTGACGACCTGGACTACAGCGTCGTCAGTGTCGACGGCGTGACATACTGGAGCACGCCGGAGGGCGCCGAAAAGGTCTTTTCGTTCGAGCTCGAGCACGAGCGCGTCACGCCCATTACATCACTACCTTACGTGCTGTCCGACTCCGAAAACGGCGGCGGCTGGCAGCTAGCGGAGGTGCACGGGAGGCTGGCCATCGTCTTCAGCCACGCCTCGCCGGAGATGAGCACGACGCAGGTCTGGGTAATGGAGGGAGCGACGGGGCAGGTCAGCTGGAGCCTCTGGTACATCGTTCAGATGAGCACCCCGTCGGACCGACCGGGGAAGCCGCCGAACAAAAAGATTAAAGAACTCACGTGGCCACTATTCGTTCACGGCGAGCACATCCTGACATGGGAGACGGAGTGGCCGATACACCGAGGTTATTCGTTGTGCATGCACACACCCATCCACGACACGAGGAAAGCGAAGCACGGCTTGTTGGATATCAGCAAGAGGAATCGGGGGATGGTGGTCACCAACTTCAAGATCTCGATCGGCGGCCAGACGTTCGCTTACGTCGAGACCGAGGAACCGGTAAGGAGGTGTTTGGTTCAGGAAAAGAAACGGAAACGCAAACACAATCAATTAGCACCGTTAGTGTAA
- the LOC141026873 gene encoding uncharacterized protein, giving the protein MELFDDCLSDCGLADLGFSGYPYTWDNKREHGDNIQVRLDRATCNGEFAHLFPVIEVQHVMTEESDHQALVIKAFISAGESSARGQRSFSYEAAWARHEEYDAMVAAAWGDAHATNQQEGRLATTFNTLRDATRAMQRWSRRVFGSIKKQIAHLKAQLVDVKERAARTGYRQEIREIEDQLHELYEREEVYYKQRSRVDWLSEGDQNTKYFQNRASHRKRKNTVKTLRREDGTLCTDDDGMRSMATHFYANMFASEGAASGDQVLQHIQGAVTAEMNAKLGAPFTDEEIE; this is encoded by the coding sequence ATGGAACTTTTTGATGACTGCCTGTCCGACTGCGGGCTGGCGGATCTCGGGTTCTCCGGGTACCCGTATACATGGGATAATAAGAGGGAGCATGGTGACAACATACAGGTACGGCTGGACCGAGCAACGTGCAATGGAGAGTTTGCGCACCTGTTCCCGGTGATTGAGGTGCAACACGTGATGACGGAGGAATCAGATCATCAAGCGCTGGTCATCAAGGCCTTTATCTCGGCGGGAGAATCTAGTGCACGTGGACAGAGGTCGTTCAGCTATGAAGCAGCGTGGGCGAGGCACGAGGAGTACGACGCCATGGTTGCTGCTGCATGGGGAGATGCTCATGCAACCAATCAGCAGGAGGGGCGGCTAGCAACAACCTTTAATACTCTGAGGGATGCGACAAGGGCCATGCAAAGGTGGAGTCGAAGGGTTTTTGGTTCTATAAAAAAGCAAATAGCTCATCTAAAGGCTCAGCTCGTTGATGTAAAGGAGAGGGCGGCCCGCACGGGGTATAGGCAGGAGATTAGGGAGATTGAAGATCAGTTGCATGAGCTCTATGAGAGGGAGGAGGTGTATTACAAGCAGCGCTCGAGGGTTGATTGGCTTTCTGAGGGAGACCAAAATACAAAATATTTTCAAAATCGGGCGTCACATCGCAAGAGGAAAAACACAGTTAAGACCCTTAGGAGAGAAGATGGGACTTTGTGTACGGACGATGATGGGATGAGAAGCATGGCTACGCACTTCTATGCTAATATGTTTGCCTCCGAAGGTGCCGCAAGTGGGGATCAGGTTCTGCAGCATATTCAAGGTGCTGTCACTGCTGAGATGAATGCTAAGCTCGGGGCTCCTTTCACTGATGAAGAGATCGAGTAG